The genome window TCCACCTCGCCGTCTTCGATGATGATGCCGGTGCCGACGGCGGCCGCTGCGCCGACCAGGCCTTCGCCGGAGTTGACGGATCGTTCTTTAACGAGTGTTTCGAGGTGCTGGGATTTTGCCAGCAATCGCTCGGTTTTTACGGATTCAGCGTCGTAAAGCGGCGGAAAAATTCCGGATACAGCCCGAGCAAAGAGCCGGTCGCGATCTTTATTAAAAAGATAGATGGCCCCGGCTGCGGCTTTGTTGGTTTTGGTTGAGAAGAACAGAATGCGCTTGAGCAGTGTGTCCATGTCGATTTCTTCAGCATCTGCAAAGACTTCGCCGATTTGGTGGACAAACTCAAAAATGACCTCCCGCTCTTTGCGCATTCTGCGGTTCTCTTTGCGCAGGGTTTTGCGATTCTGATAGGTGAAACACAAAAAAACGATCAGAGCTACCTCAAATGCAGAGGCAAGCAAGGCAACGATCCAATGTAGTAATTCGGCCATAAACAGATCAATTCAGTCGGTTAACATCTTTTTTGAGCAACTCGATGACGCGTTCAAAGCGTGGTTTGTTTTCTTCGCTGATTTGTGCCAGCTTCTCGTGAGCGCGAAGGGCTGTTACGGCCAGGTCTTTTTTGGATGCCTGATCAGTCGGAAGAGACTCGGTGTCCTGATCCGGAATATTGTGGCCATGTGCGTTATTGTAGAAAGAGAGGACGCGGTCGACTCCCAGGGTGGCCAGCAGATGGGTGTTTTTTTCGGAGAGATTGATCAGTTCCAGAGCTTGTCCTTTCTGGGTCAATCGCCCGGACAGCCCGGCAAGAACTCCCATGAACGTACTGTCC of Tichowtungia aerotolerans contains these proteins:
- a CDS encoding STAS domain-containing protein, producing MLETEQPNDDLQAAITDGKLFVRVIGRGSFKIAAPMKQFIAEICEKKPIEFVVLDLKQCIGMDSTFMGVLAGLSGRLTQKGQALELINLSEKNTHLLATLGVDRVLSFYNNAHGHNIPDQDTESLPTDQASKKDLAVTALRAHEKLAQISEENKPRFERVIELLKKDVNRLN